In one window of Dokdonia sp. PRO95 DNA:
- a CDS encoding aldehyde dehydrogenase, protein MTIPQLLDTQRDYFATGQTKDIAFRKDCLVRFRESIKNHEQEIIKALADDFKKPAFESVATEVSIVMMELNKAIKEIWKWQMPKKVSSSLLNFPSSDKIMYEPYGTTLVISPWNYPFQLAVGPIVGAIAAGNTVVLKPSELTPKTSELLAKIISEVFDNRHVAVVQGDKEVAQELLAQRWDYIFFTGSVPVGKIVYKAAAEHLTPVTLELGGKSPCIVDQSAKIQLAAKRIVWGKFVNAGQTCIAPDYILVHTSVKDKLLTALDVEITNAYGADPAISPDFARIISDKNFDRLSSMLENATVFKGGNTNKDELYIAPTVLDKVTVKDKVMQDEIFGPILPVLTYEKKEDISRIINAMEKPLSAYVFSEKRSFKKWFNNSFSFGGGAMNDTLVHFVNDKLPFGGVGHSGIGSYHGKKSFYTFSHAKAIVSRGTWMDVPMRYAPYKGKIGMLKKFMNWL, encoded by the coding sequence CCTCAACTACTAGATACACAACGAGATTATTTTGCAACTGGACAAACTAAGGATATTGCCTTCAGGAAAGATTGCTTGGTACGCTTTCGCGAAAGCATAAAAAACCACGAGCAAGAGATTATCAAAGCACTAGCAGATGATTTTAAAAAACCAGCTTTTGAAAGTGTTGCTACAGAAGTGAGTATTGTCATGATGGAACTTAATAAGGCCATTAAAGAAATCTGGAAATGGCAGATGCCAAAAAAGGTTTCTTCTTCGCTTTTAAATTTTCCATCTAGTGATAAAATTATGTATGAGCCATATGGCACAACGCTGGTAATCTCACCGTGGAATTATCCTTTCCAGCTTGCCGTAGGACCAATAGTAGGCGCAATTGCTGCTGGTAATACGGTTGTATTAAAACCCAGCGAACTCACTCCTAAAACATCAGAACTACTTGCAAAGATAATTTCTGAAGTGTTTGATAATAGACATGTAGCAGTTGTTCAGGGTGATAAAGAGGTAGCACAAGAATTGCTAGCACAACGATGGGATTACATTTTCTTTACAGGAAGTGTTCCCGTGGGAAAAATAGTTTACAAAGCAGCTGCAGAACATCTTACACCAGTAACTCTTGAGCTAGGCGGAAAAAGCCCTTGTATCGTTGATCAATCTGCCAAAATACAACTAGCCGCAAAGCGAATTGTTTGGGGGAAATTTGTTAATGCTGGACAGACCTGTATCGCTCCAGATTATATCCTAGTGCATACTTCTGTAAAAGATAAGTTGCTCACCGCACTAGATGTGGAAATCACAAATGCTTATGGTGCAGATCCTGCTATATCTCCAGATTTTGCAAGAATCATCAGTGACAAAAACTTTGATAGACTTTCAAGCATGCTTGAAAATGCAACAGTATTTAAAGGCGGAAATACTAATAAGGATGAACTTTACATTGCCCCTACGGTGCTTGATAAAGTAACTGTAAAAGACAAAGTAATGCAGGATGAAATTTTTGGCCCGATTCTCCCTGTACTCACTTATGAAAAAAAAGAGGACATCTCAAGAATTATAAATGCTATGGAGAAACCACTAAGTGCCTATGTGTTTTCAGAAAAGCGATCTTTTAAGAAATGGTTTAATAATAGCTTTTCATTTGGTGGAGGAGCAATGAATGATACACTTGTTCATTTTGTAAATGACAAGCTGCCATTTGGCGGCGTGGGTCACTCAGGAATAGGAAGCTATCATGGTAAAAAATCATTTTACACCTTTAGTCATGCAAAGGCAATTGTAAGTCGTGGCACATGGATGGATGTGCCTATGCGTTATGCTCCTTACAAAGGAAAAATAGGTATGCTCAAGAAGTTTATGAACTGGCTTTAA
- a CDS encoding biotin-dependent carboxyltransferase family protein gives MKPSISILHPGFYTTVQDHGRAGYAHLGVPQSGAMDKHAFMIANAILNNIPHAAMLECTLLGPTIVFNHNVYFVITGSNAGATLDGAQVMEGVPVLAKAKQVLKMSKISGGSRCYLAFAGGLDSQVILGSKSWYYPLTPYGKLTAGMELSLGVSRYGASKNAYLKMQSQSGLLYSSIATINAKKGPEFSKLSYTEQQELNNRVFTVSNLWNRMAIQLVETLPNALKSIYTSPVIPGTVQLTPAGKFIILMNDCQTTGGYPRVLQVVASDLNKLAQMQHDSQFRLAIF, from the coding sequence ATGAAACCTTCTATTTCCATATTGCATCCAGGATTTTATACAACCGTCCAAGATCATGGTAGAGCAGGCTACGCACATCTAGGAGTTCCACAAAGTGGTGCTATGGATAAACATGCTTTTATGATTGCAAATGCTATTCTCAATAATATACCTCATGCAGCAATGCTAGAGTGTACTTTACTGGGACCTACTATAGTATTCAATCATAATGTTTACTTTGTAATTACTGGCAGCAATGCAGGAGCTACGCTAGATGGGGCTCAGGTAATGGAAGGCGTTCCTGTTTTGGCGAAAGCCAAACAAGTATTAAAAATGTCTAAAATAAGTGGAGGATCTAGATGCTATCTTGCATTTGCAGGAGGACTAGATTCTCAAGTCATATTAGGTAGTAAGAGCTGGTATTACCCGCTCACACCATATGGAAAGCTCACTGCAGGGATGGAGCTATCGCTAGGTGTCTCGAGATATGGCGCGTCAAAAAATGCATATCTCAAGATGCAATCACAATCTGGGTTGTTATATTCATCTATAGCTACTATCAACGCTAAAAAAGGGCCTGAGTTTTCAAAACTCAGCTACACAGAGCAGCAAGAATTAAATAACCGTGTTTTTACGGTTTCAAATCTATGGAACAGGATGGCAATACAACTTGTTGAGACATTGCCAAACGCTCTAAAAAGTATATACACAAGTCCTGTTATACCAGGAACAGTGCAGCTCACACCCGCTGGAAAATTTATTATTTTAATGAATGACTGTCAGACTACAGGAGGTTATCCTCGAGTGCTACAAGTAGTTGCCAGCGATCTTAATAAGCTGGCACAAATGCAACATGATAGTCAGTTTAGATTAGCCATTTTTTGA
- the pxpB gene encoding 5-oxoprolinase subunit PxpB translates to MMCQYDFHISRLGDYSLLIQIDSTPSKDLLNWLLIKKDDLSKLFNAEVVHTYNELLLKDCIAITTNIDSLINQVSDLLNVPVSNNDCNGVVHQIPVCYSSLYAPDLEEYAFQVKRTIPEIIKIHTNREYPIYFLGFLPGFPYLENLDARLHLDRKSVPSRSIARGSVAIGGTQTGIYPQESPGGWHVIGRTPISLFDATKAKPSLFNAGDTITFYAIKEREYEKMVTSNNL, encoded by the coding sequence ATGATGTGCCAGTATGATTTTCATATTAGTAGGTTAGGAGACTATTCATTGTTAATTCAAATAGATAGTACTCCATCTAAGGATCTTTTGAATTGGTTGCTCATTAAAAAAGATGATTTGTCAAAACTTTTCAATGCTGAGGTAGTACATACATATAATGAGTTGCTTCTTAAAGATTGTATTGCTATAACTACAAACATAGATTCTTTAATTAATCAAGTCTCCGATTTGCTCAATGTTCCAGTATCTAATAATGATTGTAATGGCGTCGTACACCAGATTCCTGTTTGCTATAGCAGTCTCTATGCTCCAGATTTAGAAGAATATGCATTCCAAGTAAAACGCACAATACCTGAAATTATAAAAATCCATACAAATAGAGAGTATCCTATCTACTTTTTAGGATTTCTTCCGGGTTTCCCATATTTAGAAAATCTTGATGCTCGATTACATCTTGATAGAAAATCTGTTCCATCACGTTCAATAGCAAGGGGAAGTGTTGCCATTGGAGGAACACAAACAGGTATTTATCCTCAAGAAAGTCCTGGTGGCTGGCATGTAATAGGGAGAACTCCTATTTCGCTATTTGACGCAACAAAAGCAAAGCCTAGTCTATTTAATGCAGGCGATACAATTACATTTTATGCCATAAAAGAGCGTGAGTATGAGAAGATGGTAACGTCAAATAATTTATGA
- the pxpA gene encoding 5-oxoprolinase subunit PxpA, producing the protein MIHIDLNSDVGEGVGNEAQLMPYLSSCNIACGGHAGDTATMLEVLAFAKISNVKIGAHPSYPDRSNFGREAMTISNALLKESITSQIKLLINLAAKSGQHVHHVKPHGALYNQAAKDEQIAHLIIDTILEIDDRLVLYVPHNSVIASLAVSKLAISIEGFADRNYNDDYSLVSRSLPDAVLTSHSTILPHVLQMVKQRQLKTVNNLTLPFDVNTLCVHGDTENALQIVKEIHKAFTQENILIK; encoded by the coding sequence ATGATCCATATAGATCTCAATAGCGATGTAGGAGAAGGTGTTGGGAATGAGGCTCAGTTAATGCCATATTTAAGCTCTTGCAATATTGCTTGTGGTGGTCACGCAGGAGATACAGCAACGATGCTGGAGGTCCTCGCTTTCGCGAAAATATCTAATGTGAAAATTGGAGCTCACCCCAGTTACCCAGATCGTAGCAACTTTGGTCGTGAGGCAATGACTATTTCTAATGCACTCTTAAAAGAGTCAATAACTTCTCAAATTAAACTTCTTATTAACCTAGCAGCAAAAAGTGGACAACACGTACATCATGTAAAACCACACGGTGCCTTATATAACCAAGCAGCTAAAGATGAACAAATAGCTCATCTCATTATAGATACCATACTTGAGATAGATGACCGTCTTGTGCTCTACGTACCTCATAATTCTGTAATTGCATCGCTAGCTGTTTCAAAACTAGCTATAAGCATAGAAGGCTTTGCAGATAGAAATTACAATGATGATTACTCACTAGTATCTCGTAGTTTGCCAGATGCGGTATTAACATCTCATAGTACAATCTTACCTCACGTATTACAAATGGTAAAGCAGCGCCAACTCAAAACAGTAAACAATCTTACACTTCCTTTTGACGTAAATACACTTTGCGTTCACGGCGACACAGAAAATGCATTACAGATTGTAAAAGAAATTCACAAAGCATTTACTCAAGAGAATATTTTAATAAAATGA
- a CDS encoding Nramp family divalent metal transporter, translating into MNNKFKLSGPGVLVAAAFIGPGTVTVCTITGAAYGFTLLWAMVLSIIATIVLQEMAARIGLVSGKGLSGVIRDSISNKITRTFAVILMLCAIAIGNAAYEAGNISGGVLGIEALGFSSSLSLGTLDINSWSLVLGILASIILFIGNYKVLERILVTLVIIMSIAFVTTAFVTKPDILAVLKGSFIPSFPEGSLLTIVALVGTTVVPYNLFLHASLVSEKWDNTSDLPAARRDTIVAVILGGLVSMAIIICAAAIQGSEIKNAADLAQSLEPLFGDYARYFIGLGLGATGLTSAITAPLAAAYVVQGCLGWERDLKSVKFRSVWLSILILGIIFSSIGYSPVEIIQFAQVANGVLLPIIAGYLIWIVNKSEVLGKYVNTSLENGISIVIWLIVFVLGARTILKVFGLL; encoded by the coding sequence ATGAATAATAAATTCAAATTATCAGGTCCTGGTGTACTAGTAGCTGCCGCCTTTATAGGTCCGGGCACTGTTACAGTATGTACAATTACAGGAGCTGCATATGGATTTACACTACTATGGGCTATGGTTTTATCTATAATAGCTACCATAGTATTACAAGAAATGGCAGCTCGTATAGGTCTTGTCTCTGGTAAAGGGCTATCTGGCGTTATAAGAGATTCCATATCAAATAAAATTACACGAACTTTTGCAGTTATCTTAATGCTTTGCGCTATAGCAATAGGCAATGCGGCATATGAGGCAGGTAATATAAGCGGAGGCGTTCTAGGTATAGAAGCACTCGGTTTTTCGAGCTCATTAAGTTTAGGTACTTTGGATATTAATAGTTGGTCATTAGTGCTAGGAATCCTCGCTAGCATTATCTTATTTATTGGAAATTATAAAGTGCTAGAACGTATACTTGTCACACTTGTTATTATCATGAGTATAGCTTTTGTCACAACGGCATTTGTAACCAAGCCAGATATACTAGCTGTTTTAAAAGGTAGTTTTATTCCTTCTTTTCCAGAAGGTAGCTTACTCACTATTGTTGCACTAGTAGGTACTACGGTAGTTCCTTATAATTTGTTTTTACATGCATCATTAGTCAGTGAGAAGTGGGATAATACATCAGATTTACCAGCTGCGCGACGCGATACAATCGTTGCAGTGATTTTAGGAGGTTTGGTAAGCATGGCCATTATTATTTGTGCTGCGGCCATACAGGGAAGCGAGATAAAAAATGCAGCCGACCTTGCTCAAAGTCTAGAGCCACTTTTTGGAGATTATGCACGGTATTTTATTGGGTTAGGGTTAGGAGCTACAGGCTTAACCTCTGCAATCACAGCTCCTCTTGCAGCAGCATATGTTGTACAAGGTTGTTTAGGTTGGGAACGAGATCTCAAATCAGTTAAGTTTAGATCAGTCTGGCTTTCAATACTTATACTTGGTATCATTTTTTCATCCATAGGGTACAGCCCTGTAGAGATTATCCAGTTTGCGCAAGTAGCAAATGGAGTATTATTACCTATAATTGCTGGTTATTTAATCTGGATAGTAAACAAAAGTGAAGTATTAGGGAAGTATGTAAACACATCACTTGAAAATGGAATTTCAATCGTTATTTGGTTAATCGTTTTTGTACTAGGTGCGCGCACTATCTTAAAAGTATTTGGTCTACTATGA
- a CDS encoding PAS domain-containing protein, with translation MISKKKSPDHTSQEAVSLDSLRKFLDQVEGFFFRIQFDKRSKSYSFPFITENAEALYGLTLEYLQDNAHVISDLVHVDDRKPVLDAIYKSMKTSTPWIQQFRFLLPSGAHGWVKIQATPEKLSENVTSWHGYATDITEMKNIQLELLSVKDRFEFALEGSEIGVWDWDIENDEVYYSDKSLEFLEIPRDSLLLSDSTWTDKVHPDDKQMYFDDMNAYFEGRTKYYSGQHRVFSSSGAYKWIQDRGKAVEWDENGKPSRMIGTHVDITAMKEYEEDILNKNKLIESHNGRLKNFALIVSHNLRTHAGNLKTILQLIDDAESPEEKKELARYLYDISDGLSGTISNLNDIASSNRNLSDKPKLILLREYIDKTINTLKAQISEKDVIILCDIPNDIQITYNAAYLESILFNLISNAVKYSDSSRQSIVKINAEMTSINDLLLSVEDNGLGLDLNANGGKLFGLYKTFHRNEDAKGLGLFMTKNQIEDMGDEISVSSVKGEGSIFSVLFKNKLP, from the coding sequence ATGATATCAAAAAAAAAATCTCCAGATCATACTTCTCAAGAAGCGGTTAGCCTTGATAGTTTAAGAAAATTCTTAGATCAGGTAGAGGGTTTTTTCTTTAGAATTCAGTTTGACAAACGTTCTAAAAGTTATTCTTTTCCTTTCATTACAGAGAATGCAGAGGCACTCTACGGACTTACGCTAGAGTATCTTCAAGATAATGCGCATGTTATTTCAGATTTAGTACACGTAGATGATAGAAAGCCAGTATTAGATGCTATTTATAAATCTATGAAAACTTCGACTCCGTGGATTCAACAATTTAGATTCCTATTACCATCTGGTGCTCATGGCTGGGTAAAAATACAAGCTACTCCAGAAAAACTTTCTGAGAATGTAACAAGCTGGCATGGGTATGCTACAGATATCACTGAGATGAAAAATATTCAGCTAGAACTACTCAGTGTCAAAGATCGATTTGAGTTTGCTCTTGAAGGGTCAGAAATAGGAGTGTGGGATTGGGATATTGAGAATGATGAAGTTTATTACTCAGATAAATCATTAGAGTTTTTAGAAATCCCTAGGGATAGTTTATTACTAAGTGATAGTACATGGACAGATAAAGTTCATCCGGATGATAAGCAAATGTATTTTGATGATATGAATGCTTACTTTGAGGGGCGCACTAAGTACTATTCTGGACAGCATCGAGTGTTTTCTTCAAGTGGTGCCTATAAGTGGATTCAAGATAGAGGTAAAGCTGTAGAGTGGGATGAGAATGGAAAGCCATCTCGTATGATAGGAACTCACGTTGATATCACTGCAATGAAGGAGTATGAAGAAGATATTCTTAATAAAAATAAGCTCATAGAGAGTCATAATGGACGTCTCAAGAACTTTGCACTCATTGTTTCTCATAATTTGAGAACACATGCAGGTAATTTAAAAACAATTCTCCAGCTCATAGATGATGCGGAGAGTCCAGAAGAGAAGAAAGAACTAGCACGCTATCTTTATGATATTTCAGATGGTCTTAGTGGTACTATTAGTAACCTTAATGACATAGCTTCTTCAAATAGAAACTTATCAGACAAGCCAAAACTTATTCTCTTGAGAGAATATATAGATAAGACAATAAATACACTAAAAGCTCAAATAAGCGAGAAGGATGTTATTATCTTATGTGATATTCCTAACGACATACAGATTACTTATAATGCTGCATATTTAGAGAGTATTTTATTTAATCTAATCTCAAATGCAGTTAAGTATAGCGATAGTAGTAGGCAGTCTATTGTAAAAATTAATGCAGAGATGACATCTATCAATGATTTATTACTTTCTGTTGAAGATAATGGTTTAGGACTTGATCTTAATGCCAATGGTGGGAAACTATTCGGATTATATAAAACATTTCACCGCAATGAAGATGCAAAAGGTTTAGGTTTATTTATGACCAAAAACCAAATAGAAGACATGGGAGATGAGATAAGCGTATCTAGTGTAAAGGGGGAAGGCTCTATCTTTAGCGTACTTTTTAAAAATAAATTACCGTAG
- a CDS encoding YifB family Mg chelatase-like AAA ATPase, with protein MLTKVYGSAVFGVDATTITIEVNVDKGVGYHLVGLPDNAIKESSYRIAAALQNNGYKIPGKKLILNMSPADLRKEGSAYDLPLATGILIATEQIKGEEVEKYILMGELSLDGGLQPIKGALPIAIKAREEGYKGFILPAQNAKEAAIVDGLDVYGVENISEVIAFFDQGTPLEPTVIDTRAEFYKSLEHPEFDFADVKGQESIKRCMEIAAAGGHNIILIGPPGSGKTMLSKRLPSILPPMSLREALETTKIHSVVGRVKEHQGLMSERPFRSPHHTISDVALVGGGAYPQPGEISLSHNGVLFLDELPEFKRSVLEVMRQPLEDREVTISRARFTVTYPSSFMLVASMNPSPGGYFNDPNAPVTSSPAEMQRYLSKISGPLLDRIDIHIEVTPVPFEKLSDETKAESSVDIRKRVTAARELQVERFRESVKTNYNAQMNVKQIRKYCALDDASKELLKTAMERLNLSARAYDRILKVSRTIADLEGAAIVTGTHISEAIQYRSLDRDGWLG; from the coding sequence ATGCTAACTAAGGTATATGGAAGTGCTGTTTTTGGGGTAGATGCTACTACAATTACAATAGAGGTAAATGTAGATAAGGGAGTAGGCTACCACTTAGTAGGGCTACCAGATAATGCAATCAAGGAAAGCAGCTATCGTATTGCAGCAGCATTACAAAATAATGGTTATAAAATACCAGGGAAGAAACTTATTCTTAATATGTCTCCTGCAGACTTACGCAAGGAAGGGTCTGCATATGATTTACCTCTTGCTACAGGCATACTTATTGCCACCGAACAGATTAAAGGAGAAGAGGTAGAGAAGTATATCCTTATGGGAGAACTTTCTCTCGATGGAGGTCTACAACCTATAAAGGGAGCTTTACCTATTGCAATCAAAGCTAGAGAAGAAGGATATAAAGGATTTATTTTACCGGCTCAAAATGCAAAAGAAGCAGCAATTGTAGATGGACTTGATGTATATGGTGTAGAAAATATAAGTGAAGTAATTGCTTTTTTTGATCAAGGAACACCTCTTGAGCCTACTGTTATAGATACTAGAGCAGAGTTCTATAAAAGTCTTGAGCATCCAGAGTTTGACTTTGCAGATGTAAAAGGTCAAGAATCCATTAAGCGCTGCATGGAAATTGCGGCAGCAGGAGGTCATAATATTATACTCATAGGGCCACCAGGATCTGGTAAAACCATGCTTAGTAAAAGATTACCTAGTATTTTACCTCCCATGTCATTGCGAGAAGCGCTGGAAACAACTAAGATTCATTCTGTGGTGGGGCGTGTAAAGGAACACCAAGGCCTCATGTCTGAGCGACCTTTTAGAAGTCCGCATCATACTATATCAGATGTAGCGTTAGTTGGGGGCGGTGCTTATCCTCAACCTGGTGAGATATCTTTATCTCATAATGGTGTTTTATTTCTGGATGAACTGCCAGAGTTTAAGCGTTCTGTATTAGAAGTGATGAGACAGCCACTCGAAGATAGAGAAGTTACTATATCTAGAGCGCGATTTACGGTTACTTATCCTTCTAGTTTTATGCTTGTCGCGAGTATGAATCCTAGTCCTGGAGGCTATTTTAATGATCCTAATGCTCCTGTTACGAGTAGCCCTGCAGAGATGCAGCGCTATTTGAGTAAAATATCAGGGCCACTTTTAGATCGTATTGATATTCATATTGAAGTGACTCCTGTGCCTTTTGAAAAGCTTAGTGATGAGACTAAGGCAGAGTCAAGTGTTGATATACGTAAACGTGTTACAGCAGCCAGAGAATTGCAGGTAGAACGCTTTCGCGAAAGCGTAAAAACTAACTATAACGCTCAGATGAATGTGAAGCAAATAAGAAAGTATTGTGCACTTGATGACGCATCTAAAGAATTATTGAAAACTGCAATGGAACGTTTAAATCTTTCTGCCCGTGCTTATGATCGTATTTTAAAAGTGTCAAGAACTATTGCAGATCTCGAAGGTGCTGCTATTGTGACAGGCACTCATATATCTGAGGCAATACAGTATAGAAGTTTAGATCGAGATGGTTGGTTAGGTTAA
- a CDS encoding CocE/NonD family hydrolase: MNNIFKLLCVVCFFAFAKASSAQSRETILDTTYQVSEHYNKQEVRIKMRDGVHLHTTIYSPKDTSKTYPILMQRTPYSSKPYGEGKMRTAIAPNAYLMQEGNIIVYQDVRGRWMSEGKYDNMRAFIPNKTGAQVDEASDTYDTIEWLVNNVENNNGNVGTWGISYPGFYATYSLLSGHPALKAASPQACIGDFFFDDFHHNGAYLLSYWRATAVFGYQKDAPTTESWYDFPDLDSDDQFDFFLKTGPLSNLDKYYDETNEFWTQLKEHPNYDEFWQSRGLIQHLENIEPAVMVVGGLYDAEDLYGPWETYKNIEKRSNNYNTVVFGPWSHGDWARNKKRQAVGNVYFGDNISDYFQRDIETKFFNHFLKGGDKGGATGLPEAHVFDSGSKEWNSFEQWPPKKSMKASFFLGKDNALTGSPSTKYDAEKFVSDPANPVPYAEGKKMVFTPRKYMSDDQRFAAAREDVLVYETPVLEDDLTLVGDIMAKLNVATTGTSADWIVKIIDVYPDDVPNTEETEEGVEMAGYHQMVRSEVMRGRFRKSFERPQPFVAGEKDEVFVKLQDVLHTFKKGHKLQVQIQSTWFPLIDLNPQTYVDNIFEAKEEDFTKQTHSVFHSSKIEFNILTK, from the coding sequence ATGAATAACATCTTCAAACTACTTTGTGTAGTATGCTTTTTTGCTTTCGCGAAAGCGTCATCTGCACAATCACGAGAAACAATCTTAGACACTACATATCAGGTTTCTGAGCATTATAATAAACAAGAAGTACGTATTAAAATGAGAGATGGCGTACATCTTCATACTACTATTTACTCGCCAAAGGATACCTCAAAAACGTATCCTATTTTAATGCAGCGCACACCATATAGCTCTAAACCTTATGGAGAAGGAAAGATGCGTACAGCAATAGCGCCTAATGCTTATTTAATGCAAGAAGGTAATATTATCGTATATCAAGATGTACGTGGTCGCTGGATGAGTGAGGGTAAGTATGATAATATGCGCGCTTTTATACCTAATAAAACAGGTGCTCAGGTAGATGAGGCAAGTGATACTTATGATACTATAGAATGGCTTGTTAATAATGTAGAAAATAATAATGGTAATGTAGGTACTTGGGGAATTTCTTACCCAGGTTTTTATGCAACCTACTCACTCTTAAGTGGACACCCTGCGCTTAAAGCAGCGTCACCACAAGCGTGTATAGGTGATTTCTTTTTTGATGATTTTCACCATAACGGAGCTTACTTGTTAAGTTACTGGAGAGCTACGGCGGTTTTTGGATATCAGAAGGATGCACCTACTACAGAGTCTTGGTATGATTTTCCAGATTTAGATAGTGATGATCAGTTTGACTTTTTCTTAAAAACAGGTCCTTTATCAAACTTAGATAAATATTATGATGAGACTAATGAGTTCTGGACGCAATTAAAAGAACACCCTAACTATGATGAGTTCTGGCAATCTAGAGGGCTTATACAGCACCTAGAAAATATAGAGCCAGCAGTAATGGTTGTAGGAGGACTATATGATGCCGAAGATTTATACGGACCTTGGGAGACGTACAAAAACATCGAGAAACGCAGTAATAATTACAATACGGTTGTTTTTGGACCTTGGAGTCACGGAGACTGGGCACGTAACAAAAAGAGGCAGGCTGTAGGTAATGTTTATTTTGGCGATAATATTTCAGACTATTTTCAAAGAGATATTGAGACAAAATTCTTTAATCACTTCTTAAAAGGAGGTGATAAAGGTGGAGCAACAGGATTACCAGAAGCACACGTTTTTGACTCAGGAAGTAAAGAGTGGAACTCCTTTGAGCAATGGCCACCTAAAAAATCAATGAAAGCTTCTTTCTTTTTAGGGAAAGATAATGCACTTACGGGAAGTCCTTCTACAAAATATGATGCAGAAAAGTTTGTAAGTGATCCAGCAAACCCAGTACCATATGCAGAGGGTAAAAAGATGGTATTTACACCACGTAAATATATGTCTGACGATCAAAGATTTGCTGCGGCTCGTGAGGACGTACTTGTTTATGAAACGCCTGTGCTAGAAGATGATCTTACCCTTGTAGGTGATATAATGGCAAAGCTTAATGTAGCTACCACCGGAACATCTGCAGATTGGATTGTAAAAATTATAGATGTATATCCAGATGATGTACCTAACACTGAAGAAACAGAAGAAGGAGTAGAGATGGCTGGTTACCATCAGATGGTGCGTAGCGAGGTAATGCGCGGTCGTTTTAGAAAGAGTTTTGAACGCCCTCAGCCATTTGTTGCAGGAGAGAAAGATGAGGTTTTTGTTAAGCTACAAGACGTGCTTCATACATTTAAAAAGGGACACAAATTGCAAGTACAAATACAAAGCACTTGGTTTCCTCTTATAGATTTAAATCCGCAAACGTATGTGGATAATATTTTTGAAGCAAAAGAAGAAGATTTCACTAAACAAACACATAGTGTATTCCACTCTTCAAAAATTGAATTTAATATTCTTACCAAGTAA